In Coriobacteriia bacterium, the following proteins share a genomic window:
- a CDS encoding YggT family protein, producing MIGALSVRGILGSVIEFYTLLVFAYVILSWFPSRSGIFFDVYHVLAQVCEPYLGLFRRIMPSTGGIDFSPLVAILVLQYVLSPVIFAILGMAGL from the coding sequence GTGATCGGTGCGCTGTCCGTCAGGGGCATCCTGGGGTCCGTCATCGAGTTCTACACGCTGCTCGTCTTCGCGTACGTGATCCTCTCGTGGTTCCCGTCGCGCTCCGGCATCTTCTTCGACGTCTACCACGTGCTCGCACAGGTCTGCGAGCCGTACCTCGGTCTGTTCCGGCGCATCATGCCGAGCACCGGAGGGATCGATTTCTCGCCGCTCGTCGCCATCCTCGTGCTCCAATACGTGCTGAGCCCGGTCATCTTCGCTATCCTAGGGATGGCAGGGCTGTGA